AGGCGTAGGTGGGAATGCATGCCTCTGCCGCCCATGACAGAGAAAACAGGTGAGAAATTGAAATAGGAAAAACGGTGCATCACTTTTCTCATTAACGAGAGACAACAAATGGGCAAATTCCACAGCATATGGAGGAGTTCAGGCTGGGAGGTGTTCAAAGCAGACTCCACGTTCTCTGCCATATGGTGTCACTAATTGCTGTTTTTTCACTGAGACATAGAGGTAACACCAAAAGAGACggttgaaagaagaaaaatacaaacccAAAACTGGGGCAAaagttttgattgtttttgatgTCGCACGGCTTCCAAGTTGAGCCTAAAGGGAGTAcagttcattttattgtttctggTGATTTGTGGAAGTGGCTAATTTGAGAACATATTCCTCTCTGGAGAGGaggaataaaatatgtaaatctaATCAGACTTTATAAGACATAAAAGTATTAGATTACCTATATTTAACTCTGAAGTGGTAAGAAATTAGATTGCATTCAAGTTCTCAGCACTAATGTGAACATAACgtgtaaatatattacatttctgaacACACGTCCCATTGGAGATTACTGCAACCTTGGGAAATGAAAAGCAAGCCACCCTAAACAAAGgtaacattgatttaatttaaagattttatttgtGACAAAACTCGTGACTACCTATAGAAAAACAGCATGATACCAAAGTCAAGGAACGCACGCATATGTTATGGTCTGTTCTCTTTATGCTATGCGCTGTTCCTTTTTGATATTGACAAAGCATCTTGATGATATCATCACAGGTTCAGCTCTCGTCTCCCAGGAGATGGATGCCAACCAGAAGTGTGGTGTACTCAGAGGAGAGCATATATGGCATAATGAGAGATTTGTGGGGGAAAAAGATACCGCAAATCTAATGACACCACAGGCAGCATCTCTACGCAAGACTAGGAGCATGTCATTCAATAGCCATTAACATTGCCTATGTGTCTCTTTGATAAGGGCAAATGCCAAGGCAGTATTGGTTACCCTCAGTCCATCCTTCTATAAGCATAACCACAGCAACGAGACCCATCTTATCTGAAGTACTTGTATGCCACTAGACATGAACAATAAAGCAACTGTTGGTAAAGAGACTGTTTAGTGTAATTAGATAATGCAAACACACCTCCACCCACAGCACCGTGTCAGAAGAGTATTTTTGGAACAAGCCACACTTGAGACAAAGAAGCATTATTTACAGCTCACGTAATTTACTGTGTTGTAGTGTTAAAAGATAACCCTGAATATATCTACAAGCAATGGACTCCATTATTactacatatttatttatttcattcattcattctaatttcttcttttattttattctcttagtttatttttatcctatcgattgtttttattgttttatctattgtactgttttatcagggtttaaGTCTTACCTTAGTTTGTCTTCCATTGTTGGGCCCCATTGTTccactttcttttcttgtcttgcttttgctgctttgtctgtcaaagcactttgtaaactctttttttaaaggttctatattaaatttttaatatttaaaaaaaaaaaaaattgtgatttgTATCCTCATACATAAATAATAGAACCATTTAACACCACTGCAATGTGATGAATTGTCTGATTCTctccaaatactatatataacacatcaATCTGTTCTTGCACTGGAGAGACATGTTAAGGGGAATTTCTAAAATTAGATCAATCGGAGTACAATCGGGAATCAAAGTGTGCACCAACACCTGCACACAGTGATGCAGAGGAGCCACGTGGCTGGTGATGCTGTTCTTGGCTTTCACACAATCTGCCACCTCAGAAGCCACACAGGGAGCAGCCATATTGGATCCCAGCTCTAGTGTCACCTGACTTTACTGCTACTTTGCCAATGTCATCAATCTGATCCCGTCAGTGAGGGATGTATGACTTCGCCACACAGGGACAGACTGTTTTTACGGTGGAGGGTGGTGAAACAGTTCAaaaaaagatacacacacattgtttgaCTAGGAAGGGGAAAAGACTGACTAAATGTTGATATCTGCTGCAAATACAGTGTACAAATGAAAGTTAGAGCAGAAGTGACAgataagagaagagaagcagaatTGCTAGTTATAATGGTTCAAGggttaaaaataatttttaaaaatggcTGTAATTCATGCCAGCATTATCGCCACAGTAAGCTATATGAACAGAAGTCTGAGCATACAACTGTCCACATCAAGGACTGGACTTGATCCTGTCAGCTTCTCTGGGGATTAGCTTACTGTGCACGTGTGCAGGcatgtaaacacagacacacacagcaaacaagCTGCAagcatgtgcacacatacacaccctcaGTGAATACGTACAAGAACAATGCAATAACATGATCTCTCACACGGTGGCTCACTTGATCTCATTAACTCTAGTTGTCCCTTTTCCACCCAAAATATTTGTATGGCATTAAATCTGCCATACTGCATAGTTCTCTGCACTGACAGTTGCCTGCATCTCTACTTGcaatcaaaaaggaaaaaaaactctggACTAGGTAAAACCAACTAAAACACTGTGAGCAACTAAGAGTTAGACAAAACATAACTGataaaaacctaaaaatgtCCCCAACGAGCTTGAGTACTGCATGCTGTGATATTGCATATCCCTTTCTGTTATGTTCTTTTCATACCACACGTTTATAAGCCATTTGAACTTGAACAACAGCCCTCCACAGATAAGACTTACAGGGTCATGAGCAGAACAGATAAAATACATGTAGAACCTTTTTACAGAAACAGTAAATGGCTTGTACTGTTTTGCTGTGTCATGCCAAGCACTGGGTCACCTCTAAAAACGCTGCAAACCAAGGTGGAGCAGTGTGAGTGAGTAAGCATTTTACACCTACCTTGCAGCTTCTGCATCACATTGGCAATATCCCGAGTAGTGTGTCCATAGTGCCGGGGTGTTGCCATGCTGTTGTCCTGAGGTCACCAAAGTCACGTCCCAACTCCCATGCGTCACCCCGGCAAAGGCTCTGATGCTGTGATCAGGACTCAGATTGAGCTGCAGTAGTTTTGCATTTCCCACTGACTGCAGCCTATCGAGGCTGAATCTTGTCCATGTTGCAtgctgtgtttctcttttcaaGTCATCCCTGTTGCAGTAGCAGTCTGCAATCCTCTCACTCAGAGAAGCTCCTCCCCCAATGATGACGTAAGggcatactgtatgtgtgtgccagCAATCACATACAGTAAGCCTGAGCCTTTTACTTCTGCAGACAAGACAGCTTCCTGGTCTTCCTGCGCTGCCACCTGCTGTCCAATCAAAAGGGATGgctcttccttctctcttcagGACCAATAGCATGCCAGGTATCTTCCCGTGCCAACTGGTGCCACTGTAAGATGTGTGTAGTGTCTGTGAGTGTGGGAGAGAAAGTGTTGGTCAGCAAGTGATcgacaaaaaaaggaagaacagAGGACAGAATCTGCTGCAGCAAACCTCGCCTCTGATGGCCACAACACGTCTTTCTGTATTTGGACTGAGATATAGCAGTCATACTATGTTAAAGATAGAATCCCCCCTAAAACAGAATTGATATTGTAATTATTCTGTGAATAAATCAGAGCATGAGGTCTTGAATTGATGATATCAGGTGAGACTTTCATGGGTTGCTAAAATTGAAATACTGACTTATTTTGTGGGCTGTtttgtggggcggctgtggcgtagtggagagcaaggtagttctccattcagaggatcggtggttcgatacccggcttcggcagttgatgtgtccttgggcaagacacttaaccccaagttgctcccgaaggctttgccaaaggtgtggactggatgttgcatgagtgttagttagagtctgatggtggcaccttgcatggtagcctgtcatgaatgggtgaatgatatgtaatatactactgattgtaagtcgctttggataaaagcgtctgctaaatgactgtaatgtaatgttataaatATGATCAACTGTAGCTCTCGTTtcagtttgtagttttatttgaCTGGGTAGTGGAAGtaatgtatacagtatacatgtttatatatatacatgtattgaTATGTATAGTGATTTACGTAAGATGTATGAGTgcataaacatacagtatgtattaaagtacaaatacagttCATCTATCTTGATGGAGTAAGGTAAATgcactttttcctttctttcaattttttttgttctattttattacagttatacctttattattttaattactaAAATTGTAAATTGATGATGAATCTGGGGTCATAAACTGAATCATGACATAATCAATGTACTTAACTGATAACGATAAAGTATTAAGTAAAATATAGTTTGATTTGGATGTCAGGTTTCCAGCTTTAACTCACCATGAAGTCACCGTGTTTAGTTTACTGTGGATTACTCAATCATTCACTGCTCATTGGGCAGCTCCAGGATTTCTCTCATGACATCATTTCGGTATTCCGTTTCAACAACTTTTCTAAAAAGAAATGGGAATTTAATGCAACAGGGgattttaccttttaaaataaaatgtgaccgATATGAGtaaacaatcaattaaaaaaacaccccTGCCAATAAAACATCTCTCCAAAAGTCTATTGCCGATATTTGCTACTGCACAGCAGATCAATGCCACTCTTTGAAATGCAGGAGGGAGGTGTGACGGACCACTAGGCTCTGAGCACTTATCACGATGTGTAATCCCATTAGACAAGTCCTTTCATCATCATCTCAGGAGAGCTCTTAGAGGAGCTGAAAGGGGAGCTGCACTGCTCCGGCCTCAGCCTCGTTCAACAAAGTGAGGTACAGAGGAGTGGGCATGGAACGTATAAAAGCTGATAAATTATTATTGATTGCAGATCTTCTGCTCAATTTGATCAATGAATGACACTCACAAAAATGCACAGATGTGGTGCATGGCGATTCGATTTGTTGTGATGACAGTGTAGTGCAATCTGCTTTGAGGATTAATTTATGGAATGGCTTTATGTTAATAAGATGTTCACATTAGAGCAGGTGAATGAGAGCGACTTTATGGATGAGAATCTGCAGGAGAGAGGAACAGCTCTCCACAATCTATTTGTGAATCCAGATTTCTTGATCTCTGCATTGTGGAGGCTCTCTTTCAAAGCTCTGCTGTGTACTGTTTGTCTACAGTGAATGAGGAAGTATGAGGTTTAccgggaaaaaacacaaaatgatttgaGAAAAGGGGTGATTATTTAGATTGAAGAATTGTTGCATGTGAATCATTCCCAAATTATTACCATCATTGGCATATCTCACCGCCAAATAAATTATTTGCGCAAGTTTCTCAATTAAAATGACAGCACATTATGGACAGAATATGGCATATACAggacaaaaaattaaaaaatttcAAATGATATGCCTACCCAATCACAACTGTCATAGGACAACCAGGGGCAAATCAATTCACTTGGTAGTTTAAGCTCAACCCACACAGTAACAACTAAATCAGCAATTCATcccaataaatatataaataaaacatctaacCATTTTGAAGTCATGTTGTCAGAATCTGCTGCTAGACTTGCCAATGTGATAAACTGTGGGATTTAGTTGGATTGGCTCGCTCCTCTGCAGCAGAGACGGACTGCTGATTCCTAAATTTTTACGCAGCTCTGCTGGGGGTGACCTCTACCATCCAGAGCCCTGCAGgaccaaacacattcagcaaaacagagagcagacacTGCTGCAGCAGAGGGGAGCAGAGAGTGGATACAAAGCACAGGGGTCAATAAGAAATCTTCCTTTAGAAAACCAGACCCATTCCCATTAAGATCCGTTTTCTTATCTAATCAATGCACaggcagagagctgggaccaagaCCGCCATTGTGGTAATCTCTCCCATGCATAGTCAGCAGTTTTCTAAAAATCTCATTATAAAGTTTGTCGCCGACCTGCATGTCAAAATCAACATAATGCCAGAGAGAAATTATTTATGTGCTGCAAAACTCACTCAATAAGCCATTTTATCTAGTATTAACTCAGATGTTTCCTTAAACAAAGGGGACAAATCTTTTTATTACAAGTGATGTTAAATAAGTTATACTGATGTTTGTAGCCCAGAGTATTCCAATGTTATCAGACATTAAAAAGATGTGGATTTAACTCACAACTGCCTTCCATTGTTTTCTTAGGgggaaaaacacatgtttttgcaAACCTAGCAAAAACATGACTTCGTATCCTATCTTATGTCAACGCAGACCAATCCTCACTGAGCTGCACATATGTGATATCAAAACTGCAGGGTGAGTTTTCTGCTAGAAACATGCGGAGGATGATGTTGTGTATGTAAACCATACAATAATCAGTACTTATAGCCCACCACCCACACTGCTTAACACGTTGAGCAAATTGAATTCAAATATAAGATGTCACTTTAGCTCCCTATATTATTTctttagaaaaacacagattgaTCAGCTTacctggatgttttttttttcatgttgactATTTAAAACAGGCTagttgtgtttgcatgtttggtGGACGGGTTGGGAGTTCTCTGAGGCTTCCAGGACACATGATGAGATGTGCTATGAAGTTATCCTGGAGTATTGCTCCCTCTACTGTTCAAAGAGGGCACAGGGAGACCACATAAAATAGACTGTCACTCCCTAGCGGTTGACTCAGCCTCTACATCAAAATATTACTGACCACAgtggtatttatttaaatgtataaaaaaaaaaaaaaaaaaggttccatTTCCCTTATCCATGTCCCTGTAATTATAGTTTCTGCATATGTGCTGTCCCAGAATGGCACACTAAAAAAAGTGAATGAGATGTTGATTGATCTAATCTATAAATAGAAACTCCTCACtgttctgtattttgtttttaccacaGCAGTAATGTATCCTTCGTTGCTTCAAGTCCTAACAGAGATCTAGTTTCCCTGTTTTAGATGTTAGTTCCCACCACTCTGCCCAATGACATTTTGATAAGGTTATGAACTTCAGATATAAAGCTAAAAGAATGTGTCCTCCACCTATGAGCCCATTACACTCCAACTACTCTATAACAGAACACAATGGCCAGTGGCCACACATACTATTTTTTAACCGAGTGTTATGGGTGTTTGCTGGATATTTAGGACAGGTTTTACGGCAGAGCCAACAATTAAAGGAAGTTCAGGCTTTGGTCGGgctattttctctctctattttacATTGAGAAGGGTGAAGGTAGTCAACTTCTAAGTATAACTCACTCacaaagatttgttttttcactGAACAGGATTAACAGGGAGACTTGATTAATGCTGAGGTTGAATTTAAGGTGAAGGTTATGATGAAGTGATATCCAAAACTCGTGGGGCAAACGGGGCTGCTCTACATTAGATGCATACCAACATGACTACACGCATCCTTCCTTCTGACTATACTGATGACATGGCAGATTTGGCTTGGAGGGGATTAATATAATGCTGACTGCGGAATTAAGAATGAGCAACACAAAGAGCTTCATTTTCATTCACTCTATCCTGCtttttgaaagtaaaataattgGTGCATTGAAAGAGTAAGTGGGCTGCTTTTCTATCTTATCAAACTACAATGTTTATACTGGACCACTCCAACTGAGAAAACACCAGATATCCAATGCAGGCACCACTGACACTGGCCGACACTGTGGAAAGACTCTGGAAATCAGAACAGGCAGATATCCACACAGTATGTTAAAAGAATATGCCAGGGCATCattaactgaatatttaaagcaCTTACAGTATTGTGAGCATCAATTCCAGCTGTGGTTTTGTGTTAAACACCAATTTCAGGCCTGTAACTGACATTGCATCTTATGGTGAAGTGTTCCATGTGGTCTCTGTGGtggaaggaaaaaatatatgaaagattgaaatatttatcatttctgaaagaaacaaaaatattggTGAGTGTGGTCGACTTTCCTTTGGTGAAAGCTGAAGTACTGAGTCTCACAGTACTTGGGTGATACCATTTTACATTAATCAATCTGAAGGAAATGATGGGAGAGGAAGTGATTATAGCAACACCCCGTCTCCCCACCTCCAGGATCTCTGTCCTGGATAGATAAGCCACTCCTGTTGCTAATTTCAAGCAGGAAAGCAGGAAATGTGACAGTGTAGCTTTCCGCTTCCATAAACAAGACGGCCGCCAGAGTTAGCCACCAGTCCTGTGTGCCTCTGGGCTTAGACATACTGACAGGGAAAGTGAGAAAGGGACGAGAGAGGGGAAAATTGAGAGAGAACAGGAAAGAGGGGAGGCAGAAAGACAGGAAAACCCATCAGAAGTAAAGAGAGACAAGAactgacagaagaagagaagggagaaggagggagtaAAAGACAGACTGAACTGAGTATCagtccctcttcttctccttgaaaTCATGGCCGTGAACAACACAAATCTCTTTCTGGAAATACTTCAGTCGTTTGATGCTGGTGAGTTTTTTCTAACTTCCCTTCTCTTTTAGCAggtctttttttcctgtggtCTCTCTGATCTGCACTTTTGTTCCCTCAGGAATCTTAGCTTTAATCACCTCTGAAACAGATTGTGGGCATGATTCCTTTTGAAGATTacttaatttaaacttttgCAACTCGCTCCAAATCCATAAGGTCCAGACATGTTTTCCTAGTTCTTAGTTTTCCTAAATGTCATTTCCAGATGACTTTTGACCAGTGTCTCCTTTCCCTTTTCCCTaagttacagaaaaaaaaagaaactgctgTGGAAATATGGGCTGATATAAATGTGGGTTCAGTCTTTTAGTGCTTAACTGTATTTAGAggaaattgatttgtttttgctgGCAGCAGTCCACAGGATTTGTTTTAGCTgctgcattctctctcttctctcaagCACGCTTATGTGGGCACTACTGCTTCCAAGACAGAAGCAATGAGCAAAAAGccagtgactttttttgtggAAATGCAATCAGTTCATTGTCTCCAAAAAACTTGCTCTGGCAAACATGAAAGAAGAAAGCCTATAATCGATTTGTCAAGAAACTGCTGGCAATCCTTTATTTGTTACAGACAGATGTTTGTTGTAATATTGGCTAAAATTCCTTACATTCCCAGgggataataaaaaataatattattaaggATTAAGTGCATTTTGATCTTATTGCATGTGCATAACTATTATTAAATTCTTGTTCCTTACAGTGAACCTGAAGGTTAAAAAAGTTGATTCTGCAGGAGAAGTgtaccaattaaaaaaaaaaaaatcacatagaaacaaaaaatatgtagtCTGTTTGTTAAAGatcaatcaaaaatacatattgaaGCACAGTTCATAAAATATCCTATTTGATATGTTTCTCTTTTCCCAGTCCCTCTGATCATAGCTTTCTGTGTGTCCATCGCGGTGGGCCTGGTCTTGGGGGCTTTGGTTTACGTGATTTTGACCTGGATGTCCCGACGCAAAGCAGGCTCTGCCAGCATCACCCGCCGTCTTCCCCGCCAATCACGCATGTCTTCCCGCAACCGCCCAGGCTTTAACCGCAACAGCAGCTACGACCGGCGCAGCAACAACAGTTTGGTCAGTGCTGCTTTCAGCTTCCACCGCCAGACTTCCTCCCCAGATCACCTCGATCCACTGGGGCACAAATCCAGCTTCAGGGCCTCCACCTTCCACCCTCTGCTCCAGTGCAGCCAAATTgcgagagaggcagaggaagggaGCCAGACCACGCTTCCTCGTACGCCGACTCTGACCACGTCAACTGGATCAGCTCAAACAGAAGCCCGGCCAGCTGCCACCCCACCCAGACCTGAGTCATTTTGGGGGAACAATGGCCTGAGGGGTTCCCATGCTACACAGACCCCACCTCCAGCTTATGAGAGCATTATTAGAGCATATCAGGAAACACGCACCTGAGGAGTGAGACAACCAGGCTGACTCTTAACTAAATGAGCCCAGAGTTTTTAATGGATTTACAAATGATATTGGACTAAATCTGTATTGATTTATATGACAAGGTGGAGCAGAGAGAAGTCAACAAAGGACATTAAGGTAAATTGTGTGCCCTGCTCAACACAATAACACTCTGAAACTAAAATCATTTTTCTATGTCTTTTGGTTTGTTAGTATATATCTTGTGTTGATGTAAGCATTcttccctttatttttttttaatactgatttaaaacattcaaaaacatgaaaagaaatgaTTCCACCTCAAAATTAGCTGCCTGTATAAAGACATACAAATGAATACTGGTGTCAGGGCATTTACGCTGCAAGGCAAGACTTCTCCTTTGCCCCCGCTGCAAAAGAGAGATAAAATCTATGCAAAAGAGAGAatgattgtgtatgtgtggctCAAAGGAAGGCAAATGTTTCTGTACTAACTTGTATTTAATAAACTCTGCCATGGATGTATCTATGCAAAACCTAGTGTAGACGGCTTTAAActcatttgatgttttaattgCTGTCTGACATGTGTTGTACAGAGCTGTGGTATGTGGGGGTGCGTGGTATTCAAACTAatttagtgtgtctgtgttgcgagtacagtatgtgtgagcTTGAAAGAAATATACAGAATGTTGGGTGTAAAaagttttgttgttaaaatgatATCGTAATTTACTGAACTTTGCTCATAAATGAATGCAATAAAAGCTAGAATGAAAAGCATGAACACTGATTTTTCTATACAAAACCCGTGGTCTGTAGGGTGTCTGCTAGCACACACAAAGCAGTGGCCTTTCTGGCATGGGGCAACACAAGATATGGACATAATAACATGAACACCTGCAAAATATTGCAACAATACAGAAGTCGTCCAAATAGAATGAATATTACCTTAAAGAAGTTTCTAAAGATCAATTTTTGTTGACTGTTTTAGACAATTTGAGCATTTTGATATTGTGGTGTTGATGTACAGTATTGCATTGTGATGTTGTGTATTGGTGGGGCCAGTAATGGAACTACcttgtcaaaaaagaaaaagaaggcaAGAAGGCAATTAAATATATTACCACTGCAAACTATGGCTTCATGTAAATCAGTCGGTACCAAAGGCACATTATCCGTCCGAAAATTATAATCACTACAATAGTTTGAGTTGTGTGATTGTGGTATTGtattacatgtttgttt
This window of the Anoplopoma fimbria isolate UVic2021 breed Golden Eagle Sablefish chromosome 18, Afim_UVic_2022, whole genome shotgun sequence genome carries:
- the myct1a gene encoding myc target protein 1 homolog, whose product is MAVNNTNLFLEILQSFDAVPLIIAFCVSIAVGLVLGALVYVILTWMSRRKAGSASITRRLPRQSRMSSRNRPGFNRNSSYDRRSNNSLVSAAFSFHRQTSSPDHLDPLGHKSSFRASTFHPLLQCSQIAREAEEGSQTTLPRTPTLTTSTGSAQTEARPAATPPRPESFWGNNGLRGSHATQTPPPAYESIIRAYQETRT